The genomic stretch TCGCCGCGTCGCAGCCCGCGCTGCACGCCCGCTGGCGGCGGGTGTTGCCCGCGCGGCGAGCGTGACGACGCCTCGGGTCTCTCCACCCCGGTAGGTCCACCGAGGCGAGGGACGGCGGCTAGAAGCGGACGCCGACGGAGACGGGCAGGCGGACCGACGGCTGGAATTCCCCTCCGGACAGGAGGTCTGACAGGACGACCTGGAGGCTCACCTCGGGCACGAAGTGGACGCGCCCCGCAGGGACGACGATGCCCGACCGCAGGTGGACCTCCGGAACGACGGCGTACGGAGCGTGGTCGCCCGCACGCTCGTGGAAGGCGCCGATGCCCACGGACGCATGGGCCGGGGCCTCTCCGGACCGCACCCGGATCCTCGCGTCCAGGGTCGCGCCGACACTCAGCCCGGCTCCCGAGGGGGAGCCGAATCGAGGCGGAACGTCGTCGAACCATGCCCCTTCGAGGCCGACCGCCCAGCGAACCCGCCGGGCGTCGCTCCCGAAGCTCCGCCCCACCCGCACGCCTGTGCCAACGGCGTAGGCGTCCGCCATGCCGAACAGCGGAACGATGGCGGCAGGCGACACAGTGAGGCGGCCAGGCTCTGGCCCGCCCTGCGCCTGTGCGGAGGAGAGCAGGGCGAGCACCGAAAGGATCAGGGCGAGACGCATTGGTCGGAGGCAGTGAGACCTCCAACCTCGCCCTCCCCCGCCCCGTCCGTCTGGTCCGGTCGGACTAGCTACACCCCCGCGTCGCGGAGCGGGTAGATCACCCGCTGGATGACGGCCTCCTCCAGCGCGTCCTCCTCGATCCACTCGCCGTCGATCCACAGCCCGAGCGTCGACCGAACCCCGGACCTCACGCCCGCGCGCTTCTGCGCCAGGATGGCCGCCGTGTCGTCGCCGCTCTCGACCGCCTTCAGGACGGCGGCGCCGTCGAGGCCGACCGCCTCGGCGTGCTCGGCGAGCTGCGCCGGGCGCAGCGCCATCTGGTGGGCGTACATCCGGTCGTGGAGAAGCCAGAAACCACCCTGCCGCGCGGCCTCCTCGGACGCCAGCGCCGCGGCGAGCGCGTTCGGGTGCGGACGCAGGGGAAAGTGCCGGAACACGAACCGGATGCCCATCGGATGGTGCTCCCGGATGTCGGCCACGAGGTCGTGGACGTCCTTCGAGTACGGACACTCGAAGTCGCCGTAGTGGACGAGCGTGACGAGGGCGTCGTCTGGGCCAGCGATGTGGTCGGCAGACGAAAGGGGCGGGTCGAGAGGCATCGTTGGAGGGGCGAGTGTGTGAGGGACGACGACGCGAGTACGCTGTGGAGACCACCGGACTCCCCTGCACTCGCCGTCTGCCCCTATCCGATGGCTCCGCCGCCGCCCGCGCGCTCGATCATCTCGACGACCTCGCGGACGGTCGAGGCGCCGCGGTCTCGGGCGTACCACTTGCGGAGTTCGCGGTAGCGCGCCTCCTTTTCGACCTCCTGCCCCGCACCCTCGAACCACGCCTGGAGATCGGACGGGCGCGGCCCCCACCAGGCCCGCTCGGCGCCGGAGGCGTCCAGCAGGATGACGACGGGGATAGAGCGCGCACGGCCGTTGGTGAGATGCGCGTCCATCAGGTCGAGGTGGTCGTCGCGGTCGAGCACACGCAACTCCACGTTGCGGGCCGCCTCCGCCAGCCGGGCGACGGGCGGCACGGTGGCGGTCGCGTCGAGGCACCAGTCCTCGGTGAGCACGATCAGCTTCCACTCGCCCACCACGTCCTCGGCGCGGGCGACCATCGCCGGGTCCGCAGAGGCGCGGCCGTAGGCTGAGGTCCAGAGTTCGACGAGGTCCTCGGCGGCGGCGAGCCAGGGCTCGAAGGGGACGGCAGCGTCCCAGTCGGCGGTGCGGTCGGTGCCTCGGGTGGCGGGGTCGAAGTGGGTGCTCGCGGGCATGCGGTCGGCGGGTGGGGGCGGACAGACGGGGTCGTCGGGGCGCGCTCTTACGCCGCGACCTGCGTTGGGTCTCCTGCATCTCCGGCTCCCTCCAGAGCTTCACCGAGGCGCGCGGCCAGCGGCCGGGACGGTCAGGCTCTGGCCTGCTCGGCCGCGCGGCCCATCCGCTCGGCGCCGATGTCGACGAACAGGCCCGCGGCCTCGGTGGCCGTGCGGCCGTCGGACAGGCGGAGCGTGGCGCGGACCGGCACCTTCGCCCCCTCCCCCGCCTCGGCGACGAGTTCGACCGTGACGACGTCGCCCAGCGGCACGAGCGCGCGGAAGTCGACCTCGATGCGCGCGGCGACCACGATGCGACCGGTGGCGAGGGCTGCCATGCCCATCGCCTCGTCGAGGAGCGCCGCGAGCGCCCCCCCGTGGGCGTGCCCGGGCGGCCCCTCCGCGCCAGGCCCGAAGACCGCCCGCGCCCAGACCGTCCCGGCGTCGGCGGCGAAGTAGCGGACGCGGATGCGGTCGGGGTCGTCGTCCGACGAGACGAAGGAGCGCGTGCCCATCGACTCCCAGAATGGCGTCAGGGGCTTCCAGCCGGGCTCCGGGGTGAGCGGCGTCATCGTCAGAGTTCGATCTCCTGGCCCTGCTCCGGGATGATGACCCGCACGTCCGGGTGGAAGAACTCGATGTTCTCCTTCATCCAGGTCTTGGCCGCCGTCTCGCCGTGGACCAGCACGACGGTGCGCGGCTTGATGCGGTCGACGACCTCGATGAGGTCGCGGCGGTGGCTGTGTCCCGAGAAGCGGAAGCGCTCGACGCGGGCGTTGACCGTGACCGGCCCCTCGTCGGGGTCGAAGGTCATCTTCTCGCCCGCCGCCGCTGCGATCTGGAGGCGGTCGCCTGGGGAGCCCTCCTTGGAGTAGCCGACGAAGAAGATGCCGTGGCGCTCGTCGGAGACGATCTGGCGGGCGAGGTCGAACGACGGCGTCCGCTCGAAGAGCATGCCGGACGTGAGGACGAAGATGCCCGGCTTGGCGAGCGCCTCGGTCTTGCGCTTCTGCGAGCGCGGGTAGCGCTCCTGGTCGACGCCGTAGACCTCGAAGTCGGCGTCGAGCCGCGGCGTGGACTCGCGGGTCTTGTCGTAGATCTCGGACACGCCGCGCATGGAGCCCGCCGTGTAGACCGGCACGTCGGCGTCGATGAGGCCGCGCCGCTTGAAGCGGTCGATGAGCGCCAGCATGTCCTGGCTACGGCCGAGCGCGAAGACGGGCAGCAGGACCGCCCCGCCGCCGTTCAGCACGTCCGCCATGGCCTGCCCGAGACGCTTCTCCTCGGCCTTGCGGGAGGTCGTCTCCGCGTCCTCGTCGGCGCCGAGCGTCGACTCCAGCAGGAGCACGTCGACGGGGCCGTCGGGGTAGTCCGCCTCGGGGAGGATGGTCTGCGGCTGGAGGCTCGTGTCGGACGTGTAGAAGAGGCGGCGGCGCTGGCCGTTCTCGTAGCCCTCCACCATCAGCCCGACCGCGCCGAGCACGTGGCTGGCATGGTAGAAGGTGCCCGCGAGCGGCCCCTCGGCCTTGCGGCCGGCCAGGCTGAAGGGCGCGTCCAGCACGTGTGTGTCGTAGACGTAGCTGAGCGCCTCGGCCGTCTCGACGTCGAACACCGGCGCGGCGCTCGACGAGCCCTCCCGGTTGCGCCGCTTCTGGAGCCGCGCGGACGACGGGAGCAGCATCTCGGCCAGCATGGCGGTCGGCCGCGACATGTGGATCTGGGCGTGCGGGACCTCGCGCGAGAGCACCGGCAGCGCGCCCAGGTGGTCGTGGTGCGCGTGCGTCACCACGATGTGGTCCACGGGGCGGTCCTTGAGCAGTTCGAAGGGCGGCAGCGCGGCGTATCCGTCCTGGTCGGGGTCCATGCCCGCGTCGAGAATCAGGCCCGTGCCGCCAAACGTGAGGTAGTGGCAGGACGCGGCGATGTCGTCGGTATCGCCGAGGGAGAGGTATTTCATTCCGGGGAGATCTGGTCCCGGAGGCTACCCGCGCGACGGCCTCTCGTGTTCTGTGCTTTCAATGAGTTCGCCCCGCCGACGGGCCGCATCGGCGGGGCGACCTCGCTCCGCGCGCCTCGGTGCCGAGGCGGGCGGGGTCACATCACAGGCCTACGAGTTCTGCAGCGCCTCCCAGTCGGCCAGGAATTTGGCGAGGCCGTTGTCCGTCAGCGGGTGCTGGATGAGCTTCTTGATCACGTCCAGCGGCATCGTGCCCACGTCGGCGCCCGCCATCGCGCACTCGACGACGTGCATCGGGTGGCGGATGGAGGCGGCCAGCACCTCGGTCTCGAAGCCGTAGATGGCGTAGATCTCGACGATCTGGCGGATCAGGTCCATGCCGTTGGACGAGATGTCGTCCAGGCGACCGATGAAGGGGCTGATGTAGGTCGCGCCCGCCTTGGCGGCCACGAGCGCCTGCGTCGGGCTGAAGCAGAGCGTGCAGTTGGTCTTGATGCCCTCCTGCGAGAACGTCTTGATGGCCTTGATGCCGTCGAGGATGAGCGGCACCTTGACGACCACGTTGTCGGCGATCTGCGCGACCTCGCGGCCCTCGGCCAGGATGCCCTCGTAGTCGGTCGCCGTGACCTCCGCCGACACGTCGCCGTCGACGATCTCGCAGATCTTGGCGATGTGGCCGTGGAAGTCCTTCACCCCGACCTTCTTCATCAGGGACGGGTTGGTGGTGACGCCGTCGAGCACGCCCATGTCGGCGGCTTCCTGGATCTCGTCGAGGACGGCGGTGTCGATGAAGAACTTCATGGCGGGGGGTGAGTCGGGAGAGGGAGGCGTGATACGAACCTGTAGGGGAGCGGGTCCGGCCGCTCCGCCCTCAATCGTCGCGGACGGACCGCGTCAGGCGGTACGCGTTGCGGACGACGCGGAGCAGCTCGCCCTCCTCGAACGCGACCTCGGACGGGAGCTGCGAGAACGCGTACGGCGGGGCCGGGTCGATGCGCCACCGAAAGACCCACGGCGCGTCGGCGCCGAGCCCGAGGCGGCCGAACCGGGTGTCGGCCACGACGAGCCCGTCCGCCTCGGGGACGCGGGCGAGCCAGCCGCGCGAGAACCAGGCCAGCGTCTCGCCGGTGCGGCTGGCGGCGAGGTCCGGCGGGAGACCGGCCACGGGCAGCGGCGCGGCGAACCGCACGTCCCACGACGGATCGAAGACGTGCAGCGCGAACGGGTGGATCTGGCCGTCGGCCTCTGCGACGCCGCGCCACGCGAACGAGGAGAGGGGGCCGGCCACCACCAGGACGCGCTGGGCGGCGATGCCGCGGTCGGCCAGCGCCACGTCGACGGTCTCGCGCGCGTGCGCCTGCATCCCGACGCCCAGCGCCAGATAGGCGACCGCCGCGACCAGCCCCACCAGCGCCGCGCGCCGCGCCAGTGCCCGGGCGCCTGCCCACAGCGCCACGCCGAGCGCGACGGCCAGCGAGATCGTCACCAGCGGGTCGATGATGAACACGCTCCCGACGGCGAACGGGTGCGTCGAGAACGGTGCCAGCAGTTGGGTGCCGTAGATCGTGAACACGTCCAGCAACGGGTGCGTCACGAGAGCGAGGATCCACAGCGCGATCCAGAGGCCGGGCGTTCCGGGGTCCCGCCCGGTCCGCTCCGCCCGCCATCGCGAGAGCCGCCAGCCCGCCCACCCGAGCACCGCCCCGCCGACGAGCCCGAACGCCAGCCCGTGCGTCACGCCGCGATGCACGAGCAGTTGGCCGGCCGTGTCGAGAAACGGGTACGTGAGGATGTCGAGGTCGGGAAGCGTTCCCGCCACGGCACCCCAGAGCGCCGCTCGGCGCCCGATACGCGGCCCGGCCACCGCCTCGCCGACGGTGGCACCGAGCACGGCCTGCGTGAGAGAATCCATGGACGAGGGCGTGGGAGTCAGGAACGCGATGCCCCCGCAGCACCCACCGCCACCGATCCGGGTTGCAGGATCTTTTCTCCCCCTCCCTCCATCCCTCCATTCCCTCCTCTCTCCGCCATGCCTCTCCGTCTCTTCGAGGACGACCGCGTCGGCCGCCTCGCCCCGCTCACGCTGACCCGCGCGGTGTTCGACCTCCGCGTCGGGGCGCGGACGCTTCTGGAGAGCGCCGTCGACGTATTCCAGCCGAGCCGCCTCGTGCTGCAGACGCGAACCCTGCTCGCGGGCGTAACGGCGCAGGAGCATCCCGAGACGGCGGTCCGCGAGGCGACGCTCGGGGGAACGCTGTTCGTCAACGGCCGGTGGCTCGTTCGCAGAGGCGAGGTCGCGGACGCCGTGAAAGCCGCCGAGCGGACGGGGGAGGCGCGGGCCTTCGTGCAGGACGGCGTACTGCTGGCCCTCGTCCACCCCGACCCGCCCGCCGCCCTCCTGAGCCGCGACGCGATCGGCATCGAACAGGCGGCGGGGGTCCCGGAGGAGCGCGTCGAGGGCGAGGTGCTGGTCGGCGAACTGGAGGACATGATCACTGACCTCGGGGCTCGCATCGCCCACGACGCCGAGGCGATGGGCGGCCTCGGGACGCACGCGGGCACGGTCGAGGACGGCGCGATCCTGATCGAGCCCGACCGGATCCACCTGGCCGCGGGCGCCGTCGTCCGCGCAGGGGCGATCGTCCGCGCCGACGACGGACCGGTGTGGATCGGGGCCGACGCCGAGGTGGGCGAGAATGCGGTCGTAAAGGGGCCGGTGTACCTGGGACCGAAGGCCGTCGTGCACGCTGCTGCACGGGTGGACGAGAGCGCGCTCGGGTACTGGTCCAAGGTGGGCGGCCAGGTCCATGCGAGCGTCCTCCACAGCCTGTCCTCGAAGGGCCACGACGGCTACCTGGGCAACAGCACGCTGGGCCGGTGGTGCAACCTCGGCGCCGACACCAACACGTCCAACCTGCGCAATGACTACGGCGAGGTCTCCCTCTGGGACCCCGAGGCAGGCGCCTTCCGGCCCACGGGACGCCAGTTCATGGGGCTAGTCATGGGGGATCACTCCAAATGCGCCATCGGTACCATGTTTAACACGGGGACCGTGGTGGGGGTGTCCTGCAACCTCTTCGGGGCAGGCTTCCCCCCCCGCCACGTGCCGAGCTTCGCCTGGGGCGGTGCTGACGGTCTGGTGCCATACCGCACGGAAAAGGCCTTTCGGGTAGCGGAGGCGGTGATGGCCCGGCGGGAGCGGTCTCTCACGGAGGACGAGCGGGCCCTCCTCCAGACGACTGCGGCAGCCCACGGTCTGGAGGCCGGGTAGGCGGGCAGGGCACGGGAACCGACCTGATTTCCGCGAGGGCCAGCGGCTAGCTTCACCGCCGCTGTCCCCGACCGCCTGTCCCCTCCCGCTCGATGGCCCCTTCGCTCCGCTCGCTCGTCGCACTCACTGCGCTCCTCCTTGCCACTAGCAGCGCCTGGGCCCAGACGGGCGGCCTGCGCGGCTTCGTCACCGGCGCCGACGACGGCCAGCCCCTCATCGGTGCGACGGTGCTCGCCGCGCCTCTCGCCGCAGACGGCTCGCTGGATGGGGAGCCCCGTGGCGCCGCCGCCGATGTCGACGGCCTCTACGTGATCCCGCGCCTGTCGGTGGGGCGCTACCTCGTCCGCGTGAGCTACGTCGGCTACGAGACGGAGATCGACACGCTCACCATCGACGCGGGCCCGCTGCGGTCGTACGACGTCGCGCTCCGCGTGGAGACGGGCGGCCTGGAGGTCGTGGTGGAGAGCGAGCGCTCGACGGGCGGCGCGCGTGTCACGGCGGGTGTGCAGGCCATCGACCCGCGCGACATCGACATCGTGCCCGCGCCGGATGTCTCGGGCGACCTCGCGAGCTACCTCACCACCTCGCCGGGCGTCGTCACGACCGGCGACCGCGGCGGGCAGTTGTTCGTTCGCGGCGGCGAGCCAAGCCAGAACCTCGTCCTGCTCGACGGCATGGCGCTCTACCAGCCGTTCCACGTGCTCGGCTTCTACTCGGCGTTCCCATCGGACATCCTGGCCGGGGCGGACCTCTACGCGGGTGGCTTCCCGGCGCGCTACGGCGGGCAGGTCTCGTCGGTGCTGGACATCCAGACGCGCAACGGCAACAAGCGCCAGCTGGCCGCGGCGGCCTCGGTGGCGCCGTTCGTGAGCGCGGCCCGCGTCGAGGGCCCGATCGTACAGGGGACCACCTCCTTCGTGGCGTCGGGCCGCGTGAGCGTGGTTGAGGAGGGCGCCGCTCGGCTCGTCGACCGTGACCTGCCGTTCGACTTCGGCGACGTGTTTGGCAAGGTCCACTCCGTGCTGACGCCCAACGCGCAGCTCTCGGTGCAGGGCATCCACACGTACGACCGCGGTACCATCGGCGAAGACGTCGGCGGGACGGTCCCCGAGGAGGTGAGCTACCGCAACACGGCGGCCGGGCTCCGCTTCCTGTACCTGCCGAACGTGTCCGCGCTGCGCGCCGAGATCCTGGTCAACGCGTCGAGCCTGGAGAGCGACCAGGGGCTGGACACGCTGCGCAACGTGCCGCTGCGGGCGTCCAGCATCGGCCG from Rubrivirga sp. SAORIC476 encodes the following:
- a CDS encoding putative sugar nucleotidyl transferase, with the translated sequence MPLRLFEDDRVGRLAPLTLTRAVFDLRVGARTLLESAVDVFQPSRLVLQTRTLLAGVTAQEHPETAVREATLGGTLFVNGRWLVRRGEVADAVKAAERTGEARAFVQDGVLLALVHPDPPAALLSRDAIGIEQAAGVPEERVEGEVLVGELEDMITDLGARIAHDAEAMGGLGTHAGTVEDGAILIEPDRIHLAAGAVVRAGAIVRADDGPVWIGADAEVGENAVVKGPVYLGPKAVVHAAARVDESALGYWSKVGGQVHASVLHSLSSKGHDGYLGNSTLGRWCNLGADTNTSNLRNDYGEVSLWDPEAGAFRPTGRQFMGLVMGDHSKCAIGTMFNTGTVVGVSCNLFGAGFPPRHVPSFAWGGADGLVPYRTEKAFRVAEAVMARRERSLTEDERALLQTTAAAHGLEAG
- a CDS encoding carboxypeptidase regulatory-like domain-containing protein, encoding MAPSLRSLVALTALLLATSSAWAQTGGLRGFVTGADDGQPLIGATVLAAPLAADGSLDGEPRGAAADVDGLYVIPRLSVGRYLVRVSYVGYETEIDTLTIDAGPLRSYDVALRVETGGLEVVVESERSTGGARVTAGVQAIDPRDIDIVPAPDVSGDLASYLTTSPGVVTTGDRGGQLFVRGGEPSQNLVLLDGMALYQPFHVLGFYSAFPSDILAGADLYAGGFPARYGGQVSSVLDIQTRNGNKRQLAAAASVAPFVSAARVEGPIVQGTTSFVASGRVSVVEEGAARLVDRDLPFDFGDVFGKVHSVLTPNAQLSVQGIHTYDRGTIGEDVGGTVPEEVSYRNTAAGLRFLYLPNVSALRAEILVNASSLESDQGLDTLRNVPLRASSIGRINAETNLTFYLPSVDLKTGVFVRTNRLTSDLRLVGGDNLREFYTEAGAYIEPELRLGGLSVQGGVRVQSYPNDGRTYLEPRARIVWSGRGQEISAAGGLYHQEVIGVNDRRDVANVFTAWTRARSEEVPSAWHGIVGYRVTPTPWLELVAEGYYKYLQNLQVAEWTAFPRFSTGTQPADGEVYGLDTRVEVRAGDALYAYVSYGLSEVTYDAQGPNLELWYGSESLRFNPPHDRRHQLNALVSTTVAGVDLSARFQFGSGLPFTRALGFDRFISPNTPPDVFETPGTSRVIYERPYNGRLPTFHRLDLSADRTFTLRSGLDLTAQLALINAYDRANVFYYDTFTLQRVDQLPLIPSFGLKIAVND
- a CDS encoding thioredoxin domain-containing protein, producing the protein MPLDPPLSSADHIAGPDDALVTLVHYGDFECPYSKDVHDLVADIREHHPMGIRFVFRHFPLRPHPNALAAALASEEAARQGGFWLLHDRMYAHQMALRPAQLAEHAEAVGLDGAAVLKAVESGDDTAAILAQKRAGVRSGVRSTLGLWIDGEWIEEDALEEAVIQRVIYPLRDAGV
- a CDS encoding thioredoxin family protein — its product is MPASTHFDPATRGTDRTADWDAAVPFEPWLAAAEDLVELWTSAYGRASADPAMVARAEDVVGEWKLIVLTEDWCLDATATVPPVARLAEAARNVELRVLDRDDHLDLMDAHLTNGRARSIPVVILLDASGAERAWWGPRPSDLQAWFEGAGQEVEKEARYRELRKWYARDRGASTVREVVEMIERAGGGGAIG
- a CDS encoding PaaI family thioesterase, which translates into the protein MTPLTPEPGWKPLTPFWESMGTRSFVSSDDDPDRIRVRYFAADAGTVWARAVFGPGAEGPPGHAHGGALAALLDEAMGMAALATGRIVVAARIEVDFRALVPLGDVVTVELVAEAGEGAKVPVRATLRLSDGRTATEAAGLFVDIGAERMGRAAEQARA
- a CDS encoding MBL fold metallo-hydrolase; protein product: MKYLSLGDTDDIAASCHYLTFGGTGLILDAGMDPDQDGYAALPPFELLKDRPVDHIVVTHAHHDHLGALPVLSREVPHAQIHMSRPTAMLAEMLLPSSARLQKRRNREGSSSAAPVFDVETAEALSYVYDTHVLDAPFSLAGRKAEGPLAGTFYHASHVLGAVGLMVEGYENGQRRRLFYTSDTSLQPQTILPEADYPDGPVDVLLLESTLGADEDAETTSRKAEEKRLGQAMADVLNGGGAVLLPVFALGRSQDMLALIDRFKRRGLIDADVPVYTAGSMRGVSEIYDKTRESTPRLDADFEVYGVDQERYPRSQKRKTEALAKPGIFVLTSGMLFERTPSFDLARQIVSDERHGIFFVGYSKEGSPGDRLQIAAAAGEKMTFDPDEGPVTVNARVERFRFSGHSHRRDLIEVVDRIKPRTVVLVHGETAAKTWMKENIEFFHPDVRVIIPEQGQEIEL
- the fsa gene encoding fructose-6-phosphate aldolase — its product is MKFFIDTAVLDEIQEAADMGVLDGVTTNPSLMKKVGVKDFHGHIAKICEIVDGDVSAEVTATDYEGILAEGREVAQIADNVVVKVPLILDGIKAIKTFSQEGIKTNCTLCFSPTQALVAAKAGATYISPFIGRLDDISSNGMDLIRQIVEIYAIYGFETEVLAASIRHPMHVVECAMAGADVGTMPLDVIKKLIQHPLTDNGLAKFLADWEALQNS
- a CDS encoding metal-dependent hydrolase, with the translated sequence MDSLTQAVLGATVGEAVAGPRIGRRAALWGAVAGTLPDLDILTYPFLDTAGQLLVHRGVTHGLAFGLVGGAVLGWAGWRLSRWRAERTGRDPGTPGLWIALWILALVTHPLLDVFTIYGTQLLAPFSTHPFAVGSVFIIDPLVTISLAVALGVALWAGARALARRAALVGLVAAVAYLALGVGMQAHARETVDVALADRGIAAQRVLVVAGPLSSFAWRGVAEADGQIHPFALHVFDPSWDVRFAAPLPVAGLPPDLAASRTGETLAWFSRGWLARVPEADGLVVADTRFGRLGLGADAPWVFRWRIDPAPPYAFSQLPSEVAFEEGELLRVVRNAYRLTRSVRDD